The Heterodontus francisci isolate sHetFra1 chromosome 31, sHetFra1.hap1, whole genome shotgun sequence genome segment ATATCATTGTTCCTTGAAGAGTTATATCACCACAGGATGGATGAGTTTATTCTACATAATAAGCCAACGGGACCAGATCCTGCTAAATGGAGCAGTGAGATCATCTTGAAAGAGACATTGGGTAAAAAGCAGAAGTCTGGAGGAAAAATCAGTTGAGAACCACTGccccatcccccacctccacctgcaAAGTGTGGAAAGAAGAAATAAAATAGAATCAAACATAGACGTCCCAAGCTCCTGAAATAGTTTGACACTTGAGCTGTTGGTGAAAAGGCCAAAGTGCTGTGAGAAGCAGTATATCAATGTTGgctatgaaacactttgggatgttgtgGGATGTGAAAAGTGCAAGTACATATCATttaactttttaaacaatggttctCTGTTTCTATTCTTTAATTATCATTTTAGATGATTAAGTCATCAATTGAAATCAAACAATAAATACAAATGATAAGTAAAGCCAAAGAAAACATATCCAATGATAATATTTTTTCAGTTTCGACCATGCATTGCAGCCGCTGTGGTGCCCATTGGTCGCAGACACCATGTACTCCCTCTTCAAAGACACCCAATCACATACCTAGACACAGAAGGTTCTGCATTTCTACTATTCAATGGGATTGATTTTGACTCCCTATTCTTGGTGTTAATGGACAGGTAACAACCTCAGAATGGTGTTGGGAGTCTCACAGTCCCATTAGTACCAGCAATGCAGTTGATGCCGTTTTGAAGGTCGGCTTCCTGCCAGATGTCCAAAGCACAGGCCTGTTTCAGGTGATGGGCCCCTTTTAAAATGGAAATCTGTGTCCTGTGATGTGCTGAACCATGGGCTTTGTGCTGCTCAGTCTACCTTCATCCTGACTTTGGGAGCATACAGTTATAACACATTTAAACCACAACACCCTGAAGGTGCTGAAGGCCCCTTAGTTACTCACTGCCTATTTCCCTAAACATCAATCATTGCCTTTTTCTCCGTATCAGTGAAATAAATGTTGGCCGTTCTGTTTCAGATGAAGTGCACGAGTTCTCTAATACTAACCATGCCATTGGGACAGCTAGTTTACTGCTGTTACCATGGATACTGTTGCCATGTTACACTAGACCCTCTGTAATCTGAGACCTACTGAGGTATTCATGGGATTTGGCCAAGCCttatatttaattaattaaaattcaattaaataaCTTTTTAATAATTTAGTAAAACTGCTTGCTGTAGGTGTGTCTTTATTGAAGAAAGAAGCGGTAATTGGATATCaatatttacagcaattcagattgAATATCAAAATGGGGATTGCTGAACATGTTCCATAAATAGTGACATTATTAGCCATGGGTTATTAGCAAGAATCCGATCTCTCTACGTTAACCCTGATgtacacagtctctgtgaaaggagaaCAGCACATACAACATATTCCACTGTTGTTTTATTCTGAATGATTTGCATTTTTCCATCCAAGGGAATCACTTCCACTGCGCACTGGTGGACTAATATGAGCTCTCCTGCTCTGTACTTGATTGTCTCATCTTTCTTCTCATTCCCAGCAACATTTATCTTTTGACTTGCATCGATGCCATAATATTTCCTTAATGTTCAACCCTTTCATCACAACCTGTAATAGCTTTTCCCAATTATTGTTGAATATTGGAACTCTATATATCCACCACTCTCCATTGCCACtgcgccctcccccccaccccttgcccTGAAATCCATCCTCTGACACCTGAGGCAGTCAAAGCAGTGACTGTACCTGGGGATCGCTCCCTGTCACTATAAGCTCGCTGCCACAGGATGAGGAGATGAGGCTGCTGGATTCAAACATTCCTGCTCTTTAACTGTTGAAAAATCCAGCGCCCAGAAACACAGCCCAGTGGAGTCTCTCTGAATAGCTTACCTATAGTTTTGCTGGACACATCTGAAGGAAAGAGAGATCTGTTCTGGAGAATGGCCAGCACTGCTCTGCAGTTGCTTGGATTCTTCATTGGGATAGTAGGATGGATTATGGCCTGCGGGACCATTGGAATGCCACAGTGGAAAGTGACACCCTTCATTGGAAATACTATTGTGACCTCTGAGATGGTGTGGGAAGGGATCTGGATGAATTGTATCTATCAAGGAACAGGGTACATACAGTGCAAGATGTATGAATCACAGTTGGCACTTCCACCAGATATCCAGCTGGCTAGAGCCCTCATGTGCATGTCCATTGTTTCAGGAATTTCAGCCATTACCCTTTCGAGTGTGGGGATGAAATGTACCAAGTGTTCATGGGAGGATGAGAGGTTCCAGGCAAAGATCACTGTGATTGGTGGCATCTTCTTCACTCTCGCTGGGCTATGCGTTCTTATCCCAGTGTCCTGGACTGCAAACTCCATCATTGTTGATTTTTACAACCCCCAGGTTCCTGTCTTCTTAAAGAGGGAGCTGGGAAATGCTCTTTTTCTGGGCTGGGGAGCCGCATGTATCCTGGTCATTGGAGGAGGTCTTCTCTGTTGCTCTTGGCCACAAAGAAAGGAATATAGACGCGACCATCAAAGGAGCCAAATGTCAGGTCAAACCATGTCTCAGAGTAAACCCCCAGTCAGAGGGTTTACGATGAAAGAGTATGTCTGATGAGAGATCTTGGTCATGGCGTTTGATGCAATTTCCCAGTTTGATTTAAGAAAAAACAGAATTTGTTGTTGGCTGCTGTCATGTGAATCCTTCTCCTTTGTTGTGTTGTTGACCCCAACATGTCCACTTTATTCCTGGTAGATGCTTTGTCCCATCCCTTGTGTTGGATAAAAGAATCAAATGTGATTCTGTGTATGTTTATCTGGTCTGTCCCTGGATAATACACAGGACAGAATTCAAATCCCTTACATCAGCATTTCTGAAGAAAGACTTAGAACCAATTCATCCTGCAGCGTCAGTCAGGAGATTAGTTCAAACCAGATCATACCAGGCCTGTAGAGAGAGGCAGCACTCTAACTAATCCAAAACTGGACTGGAATCAGATAGGGTCAGGGCAGCAGATGAGATCATGATATTTGCTCTAGTTGGAAATTTATTGAAAATTTTAAATCAGTAATGTTGCCACATTATGGGACAAAGAAGTTGGAAAAAAATcttttaatttaacaattagattGAATTGGACTATTCAGCCCCAAAAGCAGATTGGTGCTGACTTGGAGAGGAGAGGATTCTGTGGGTGTTTACCCAGGGAGGAGAGGGGTCACTGGGTGGGGGCTGTGgaagagtgggtcagtgagtgctgatccaggttgaggcggtggggtggggagggggtcacTGGGTGGGGTCTGAGGAAGGGGTGGATGCTGATCTAGGGAGGAGCGGGGGTCACTGGGTGGGGGCTGTGGGTCTAAATGAGGGCTGTGGTAGGGGGGCGGGGCAGGTGGAAGGGACAATTTGCTTCCTGTTGCTGATCCCCCTTCTTGCCCTTTGAGCAAGAGTGAAATTACCAAGAGAATCACCATGAAGCAACAAGTGCATTACCAGGAGCCTCTTAAAAGTTCAGAATATTGTAGCAAAATTGCACCATAAAAGAAGCAAAATGCCTTCCAAACCTTTGCGGTGTTTTAGCTGAGAGCAGGTGAGGATCCCTTTAAATACAGCTGGAAATGGCATCCTCCAGGCATGTTTCACTCACAACTGGAAGACAGGTGAACGAGCTGGCGAATCCAGCGGATCAAAGTGAAATGGTTTTGGGAATTTTACAGCACAATATGTTAATGTGCCCTGTCCATTTACAACAGGAACTCCAAAACTGAGGACTGGCTAAGTAAGAGGGTAACTCACCCCAAGTTGGTCCCTCTTCCCCCCCTGATTGTAAGTGTAAACATGGCAGTAGTAAGATGGATATCACCTCCAATTGACTCAGGATTAAACTTTTCTTCTATCCCATTCTGTATTAGATCCTATCTTGTTCATCTCTGCTTTCCTAACCTTTCCTCGACATTCACCCCCTGACACTGGCATCATGGCAATTTACCATATCCCCTCTAGGGGACTGgctgtttccctttctctttcaATGTGCAAGAACCTTGCACACTCTCTCGAAGACTTGTAAATGTTGTCCAAGTTCTTCTCTTACCCTCTGATGGTTCATTCAATTTTCCCCTCCTCCATTCTcctacccctccccctttccacctTTCCCCCCCGTACCCCCATTCCCCCTTCCCACTCATTCTTACCCTCCCCTTCCCATCCTCCATTTTATGCTGTTTCAAAAACACTGGAGCATAACACAAAGTATTATATTGCtgttatgaaaaccccacatgccaaatggaaaatattaatttcatcaagtggaactttgcctgagacttttactggaaagtgttacaaataactttttaaaaggaACAGCTAGCAGCCAAAATGGGAAAACCAAAAAATTCAACTGGAGATAGACATGattgactcagcctagccagaacaatggagtgCTCTCCGATTCAGTTAACTGAGATAATCTTATCAAtgtggtcgtcaaaagccatcaacacccattgactttgaaagagccaccaCCCCAGCCatcaccacccgcacccccccccccaccccccccccccccaccaaatatgTCTGGATagcctgaggggagagccttgaatttcagagcAAATTCTAGAAGATTCTCATTAAAACGCAAGTGACTGCTTGTGCCACTCTGGGGATTGTGAGTGGTGATTCAGAAGGAATTCTGTAACTGGAAGTGATCAAGGGaacagctctctctctcctctctccaataGAGAGccagagaagcctcaagctgcagcGGGTGAAGTCAAGTCTACAGATCCTTacaaccaacaactaggatacaaGCAAATCTGCAATCATgcccgtggcccagcgaggacttcaggactacaatttcaactaaagacactgagactacTGTACTGTATTTCAATTcaatttattacagactctactccaacctggtttttccctctgtaatatgtgtgtgtgtgtgtgtgtgtgtgtgtgtgtgtgtgtgagcatggatGCACAGtatattttagtcattttaaccggtttagggtgataaggataataaacttacatctttcttgtttaaactcaagaaaacttgtctcattggttcatttgcaattatgttacaggaacaggagcaagtgctcacagaggtggtaagttcaatcaccgttttcaaaaaaaaggataaaccctgttgcagtcaaaccagagaagggatgaaaggggagcctgagaccctttcctcacctggtcgtaactgaaATTTGGGGGCTCGCTCTGGCATTGTACCCACAGATAAATAagcaattggaagtgggaaaccaaattgatcctaaTCAAACAAACAAAACTTCaattcaggttttcttgtgttttttgttgctagaatactaacatgtctgcacccgaggccaagccagggtgaagtaacttaggataagTTAAAGGCCTATCTATGGAAGAGTTGGAAAAATGTACCTGggtagtgtgggatcactttccgtgcaaaagctaagaaatccgaaCTCCTaatacttgtggccaaccatttttcactcgaATCTGAAGAGTCAGAGATCGGGTTGGAGTCAGATTCAGACAGAGTAATGTTagcaaaaataaaattaaaacaaaggaaacttgaattggaagacagggaaagagagagagaaaaagaaagagagagagagacaggagagggaaaaGGGCAGAAGTTCCAGAAGGAATAGGAGGAAAGGAAGCTAaggcggcttgaattaactagggggtgacatggtaaccccagtgaaagcatggccagtatggaagctaactcaggaccatgtgctgagctcttaaagttctcccaattggtcccaaagttcaatgagggagatgtggaagcattttttgtcacgtttgaaaagcttgcaagacagttgAAATGGCCAGCCATGAGCTGGACactactgctacaaagcaagctaacaggaaaagcccatcagGTTTTTTCCCTGTTGCCGATGAAAGTTCATTAAAATATGAATTAACTAAAAATATTATCCTCGGGGCACATGAGCCAGTACTGGAAGCGTACCGCCAGAAATTCCAAACCGTCAGGATAcagcctgatcaaacttacctcgagtttgaaagtaagcaatcagctggcttttgaccagtggttaaggGTCCTTGAAGTAcagcccacgtatgaaaacctcagagaggtgattcttcttgaggaatttaaaaactctttccccctttctataaaaacccatgtggaggaacaaaaggtcctAAGAGTGAGGAAAGCCACAGTTCGACTGATGAGTTCATTCTGATATATAAGTCTGTACCTCAAGGAAAAACCTTCCCTAGTCACTTCCACAACCCCAAAAAGgaaaaaaggtgggagggtgataggagcccaaatagttctgggagagaaaggaaagcgggacacacagggggccctcctcaagccaaaaaagatagtgctgagagcaggagtgagacccggagatctgtgcGTTTCCATATTAACAAGTCAGTTCAtctcagagctgactgctggaaactacggggaaagcctgtagggttaaccaGGACACACCTGACTAGtgtaggagaaaggaccctgatggaaagcacagcagagcaggataTGGCTTTCACTGCATCAGCAATAAGACCCAGGAAGCATACTGctatgggtgcaggaaaatttattgagatcctgaaggttatcaggattttgtgtccaaagggagagtaaccccataccgctcgagtggggaaagcaagcccatcatcatactcagggataaaggggccaccagatcccttttgctgggaaaaggcatgacctttcccccagagagtgcagtgaatgcgagGATGGTAGTAAATGGTATCAGATGGCGgtgtacctttatatcgggtgcacttggagtgcgacctagtttcgggaccagtgacaatagggattgtccctagtttgcctgggcagggttgacctgctcctaggtaatgatctggcggtgaggggtgggggacaaaggtggtagcttccccagtagtggtagAGACTCCgaagaaggtcagagagacagggcagtggcaggagatgatcccctgcatttcccctgattgtgtagtgactcgggccatggccaaaccagctccctcagaggagactgaactggcactacagacagatgaccatgctgtctggttgtctgaaaccttctttggggagttagaggacccagggaatgggttaaacaaatcttacttagttgaggctcagcaaactGAAACTGAAGTAgacggagtccctgattgctactatgtaaagaatgaggtgctgatgaggaagtggagttctcctcacagaccctaggacaaagagtggacaggggttcaccagttagtggtgccgctgaggtaccttaaagaaatattaagaatggcccatgagcttACAATAGCTGTGCATGTCAGTGTACGATAAACCAAAGCCCGCAaaggacagcagtttgactggccagaactccgCTAAGATGTAGTGGAgcactgtaaaacttgccacatttgccaagttgaggggaagccccaacctgcagtaaaaccTACACCCCTAATACCTGTACCACATTTTGGGGAACACTCCATCAGAGGGCTGGTGACTTGtgagggacccctgctgaaaacaaaaagggacaggcaagcACAGGTTTGGCAAACGGTTAGGGAGGAAGGGgccgaaaaggacagtgaggacaggttaaaggaggtccgggaggactcccaaatgaaaacccctactgtctggtcagccaaccctgaaatgttggaaaaattaaacCCCACACCCTCCTACGTAAGTGCAAGCCAAAGAGGCACCTTACCAAGgctgctgacagcatttacagaaacctgcagggccaAAGcaccagtgagggtgatgcctcatctaagTCAaattgccacaggggagtgcagtggaatctggatagatacctgtaagcaggaatgtcccagaggacatgggggagattaacaaagagtcACACCCCACAGTCAAGAGTAAAGGGACccaaaaatgccctaaagtgagcAGCACTTGTGTGACTCATCAGAGCACTAAAGGTGAGGTCCAGGTGAATCTACCCACTGTAGAgtcccatgatcagagctcaagCCCAGAGCTAATCAAATCCCACAATATTACTTCAGACTCCAGCAAGAACAAAAGCCCAGAGGAAAACTCAGACACTTAACAGAggcttaaaaccaatttattacccaaTATTACCATAGGGAGAAACACTAGCAAGATACCGGAACCTGAAGGGTTAGAACCACttgttgcagaaacagcagctgaggggttaaagcttgtgcatAAAGGAGAACTTACCCAAGACAATTATGAAAATTTGCAGACACCAAGCTTacccaacaaccacatgtttattgagatgcccatTCCCAGGTTATTACAAactgatactaaagaaactttaaacccattggaCAACACCTAGCCATCCCAGACCAACCTCAAGGGAAAGGGCAGTTAAAATCAGCACTGCTGCTGCAGcgagaaaaaaaaaaacaagctgcaaCAATTATAAGGTTTCTGAGTGGATGAGAGTGAATGaaaaaatgcatgtgtgttttccagtGTTTTCCTTTTAACtcctataatgaaatgctcctattatcgcatttcattctgcgtgGTACGGAGGTGTTATgaaaatcccacatgccaaatgcaAAATATTAATTCCATcgagtggaactttgcctgagacttttactggaaattgttacaaataactttttaaaaggaACAGCTAGCAACCAAAATGGCCACAGATATTTGCATGTGAAAATCAAAAGATTACACTGGAGACAGACATGATTGattcagcctagccagaacaatgaagTACTCTCTGATTCAGTTATCTGAGATAGCCTTATCAATGTGATCGTCAAAagctatcaacacccattgactttctatgattctataattctttaCTAAgtgctcacagaggtggtaagttcaatcactgtgtttc includes the following:
- the LOC137347045 gene encoding claudin-4-like gives rise to the protein MASTALQLLGFFIGIVGWIMACGTIGMPQWKVTPFIGNTIVTSEMVWEGIWMNCIYQGTGYIQCKMYESQLALPPDIQLARALMCMSIVSGISAITLSSVGMKCTKCSWEDERFQAKITVIGGIFFTLAGLCVLIPVSWTANSIIVDFYNPQVPVFLKRELGNALFLGWGAACILVIGGGLLCCSWPQRKEYRRDHQRSQMSGQTMSQSKPPVRGFTMKEYV